The Chitinophagales bacterium genome has a segment encoding these proteins:
- a CDS encoding TerC family protein, with translation MLLVDTFPNLLDAAVIVSLLTLTFLEIVLGIDNIIFISIVSNKLPEEQQPKARLIGLFLAMLFRIALLFTITWIIQLTNPLFHIPFIKEHNGEPIGLSVKDLILLFGGLFLIAKSVSEINHKLEIEEETQTGVKKKATSFVSVIIQILLIDAIFSIDSILTAVGLVENVWIMIMAVIISITIMMIFASPVSKFINRNPSLQILALSFLVVIGVLLIAEAFHQHINKGYIYTAMAFGLSVELLNMRLRRNAAKVKLNDSEMKDENQN, from the coding sequence ATGTTATTAGTAGATACATTTCCAAATTTGTTAGATGCAGCAGTCATTGTTTCTTTACTAACACTTACTTTTTTAGAAATAGTTTTAGGAATCGACAATATCATTTTTATATCTATTGTGTCGAATAAATTACCAGAAGAACAACAACCAAAAGCAAGATTAATTGGTTTGTTTTTAGCAATGTTATTTAGAATTGCACTATTATTTACTATAACTTGGATAATTCAATTAACCAATCCATTATTTCATATTCCATTTATAAAAGAACACAATGGAGAACCAATTGGTTTAAGTGTAAAAGACTTAATTTTATTATTTGGTGGATTATTTTTAATTGCAAAAAGTGTTTCAGAAATTAATCATAAATTAGAAATTGAAGAGGAAACACAAACAGGTGTTAAGAAAAAAGCAACTTCATTTGTTTCTGTAATTATACAAATTTTATTAATTGATGCTATCTTTTCTATAGATTCAATTTTAACTGCAGTTGGTCTAGTAGAAAATGTTTGGATAATGATTATGGCAGTTATCATTTCAATTACTATTATGATGATATTTGCTTCGCCAGTTTCAAAATTTATCAATAGAAATCCATCATTACAAATATTGGCATTGTCATTTTTAGTTGTAATTGGCGTTTTATTAATAGCAGAAGCATTTCATCAGCATATTAATAAAGGATATATTTATACAGCAATGGCATTTGGCTTGTCGGTAGAATTATTAAATATGAGATTGAGAAGAAATGCAGCTAAAGTAAAACTCAACGATTCAGAAATGAAAGATGAAAATCAAAATTAA
- a CDS encoding alpha/beta hydrolase translates to MKQQRIFLLPGFGEDAFIFDELRPCLKNYHLISVDYRPILNKFIFPFIDRVKFCKQLISYYNIEASDKIIGHSMGGYFAFQIREIQNNEICMIGAFSNPKKVIDYMPAFPRFSQLMAFSGLLKHEKVNDHLLEKIKDEQIKTIQEKVMTNFKSFTNLQLALMTEMNFASTIESTKPNPLRIHDKKDRIVAAPDEDFIPINGGHFCLNIYPNEVYDAMQTFLEQ, encoded by the coding sequence ATGAAACAACAAAGGATTTTTTTATTGCCTGGTTTTGGAGAAGATGCTTTTATTTTTGATGAGCTAAGACCTTGTCTTAAGAATTATCATTTAATTAGTGTTGATTACCGACCTATACTGAATAAATTTATTTTTCCTTTTATAGACAGAGTGAAATTTTGTAAGCAGCTTATCTCCTATTATAATATTGAAGCATCAGACAAAATTATTGGACATTCTATGGGTGGTTATTTTGCGTTTCAAATTCGGGAAATTCAAAATAATGAAATTTGTATGATTGGTGCTTTTAGTAATCCTAAAAAAGTAATTGATTACATGCCTGCTTTTCCAAGATTTTCTCAATTAATGGCTTTTAGTGGACTATTAAAACATGAGAAAGTAAATGACCATCTCCTAGAAAAAATAAAAGATGAACAGATAAAAACAATTCAAGAAAAAGTAATGACTAATTTTAAGTCGTTTACTAATCTTCAATTAGCACTAATGACGGAAATGAACTTTGCTTCAACAATTGAAAGTACTAAACCTAATCCATTACGCATTCACGATAAAAAAGATAGAATTGTAGCAGCTCCAGATGAAGATTTTATACCAATTAATGGTGGACATTTTTGTTTAAATATCTATCCGAATGAAGTTTATGATGCTATGCAAACATTTTTAGAGCAGTAA
- the purL gene encoding phosphoribosylformylglycinamidine synthase subunit PurL — MSNDISTKLSDVETAKSLGLLEEEYNKIIEILGRVPNFTELSIYSVMWSEHCSYKNSIKYLKKLPRKGKHLLVEAGEENAGLVDIGDGYACCFKIESHNHPSAVEPYQGAATGVGGINRDIFTMGARPIAALNSLRFGKIDEKRTQHLLKGVVKGIGDYGNCFGVPTVAGEVYFDECYHHNPLVNAMSVGIVKVGETVSATSEGVGNPIYIVGSATGKDGIHGATFASEDLGEDAEDKIPSVQVGDPFQEKLLLEASLEAIQTNAIVGMQDMGAAGITCSTSEMSAKGKHGMKIYLDKVPTRQKNMLPFEILLSESQERMLVVVKKGMEKDIEQVFEKWDLHCAIIGEVIEGNNLYYYFNDELVAQVDAESLVLGGGAPVYDRAIQEPSYHITRDAFSINQILEPNDLVDIAKKMTALPNIASKRFIYKQYDSMVQIDNVSTNNQTDAAVIRLKHNDKGLLVTVDCNSRYVYADAKVGGAIAVAEAARNIVCTGGTPSAITNCLNFGNPYDPEVYWNFVHALQGMGEACERFETPVTGGNVSFYNQSPTKAVNPTPTIGMLGIIDDITKVMSLDFKNEGDLIYLIGENKNDINSSEYVYNIHDIKLSPAPFFHLETEYTIQKTVSQLIKNNLIVSAHDISEGGLFICLLESSMKRNLGFEIQSDTTIRKDAFLFGEAQSRIIVSCQPELAQEFENYLNERQTVFSKLGTVKSNTITIDNEDFGTVESYQKIYDTAIESYFN, encoded by the coding sequence ATGAGCAACGATATTTCCACTAAGTTAAGCGATGTTGAAACAGCAAAATCATTAGGACTATTAGAAGAAGAATATAATAAAATAATTGAAATACTTGGCAGAGTACCCAATTTTACTGAATTGAGCATTTATTCTGTGATGTGGAGTGAACACTGTAGCTATAAAAATTCTATCAAATATTTAAAAAAACTACCAAGAAAAGGCAAACATTTACTAGTAGAAGCTGGCGAAGAAAATGCTGGTTTGGTAGATATTGGTGATGGATATGCTTGTTGCTTTAAAATAGAATCTCATAATCATCCAAGTGCTGTAGAGCCATATCAAGGTGCAGCTACTGGTGTTGGTGGTATCAACAGAGATATTTTTACTATGGGTGCTCGACCAATTGCGGCTTTAAATTCATTACGATTCGGAAAAATAGATGAAAAACGAACACAACATTTATTGAAAGGTGTTGTAAAAGGAATTGGCGATTATGGCAACTGCTTTGGTGTACCAACTGTAGCTGGCGAAGTTTATTTTGACGAATGCTATCATCACAATCCATTAGTCAATGCAATGTCTGTTGGAATTGTAAAAGTTGGTGAGACTGTTTCCGCTACTTCCGAAGGTGTTGGCAATCCTATTTATATTGTTGGTTCTGCAACAGGAAAAGATGGTATTCATGGTGCTACTTTTGCTTCTGAAGATTTGGGAGAAGATGCCGAAGATAAAATTCCTTCTGTACAAGTTGGAGATCCATTTCAAGAAAAATTATTGCTCGAAGCATCACTAGAAGCCATTCAAACTAATGCCATTGTTGGTATGCAAGATATGGGAGCTGCTGGAATTACTTGCTCTACATCTGAAATGAGTGCAAAAGGCAAACATGGCATGAAAATTTATTTAGATAAAGTGCCAACTAGACAAAAAAATATGTTGCCTTTTGAAATTCTATTATCAGAATCTCAAGAAAGAATGCTAGTAGTAGTAAAAAAAGGCATGGAAAAAGACATAGAACAAGTTTTTGAAAAATGGGATTTACACTGTGCTATTATTGGAGAAGTTATAGAAGGAAACAATTTATATTATTATTTCAATGATGAATTAGTAGCACAAGTTGATGCTGAATCTTTAGTTTTAGGTGGTGGTGCTCCAGTATACGACAGAGCCATTCAAGAACCTAGTTATCATATTACTAGAGATGCATTTTCTATCAATCAGATATTAGAACCAAACGACTTAGTTGACATTGCAAAAAAAATGACAGCATTGCCTAATATTGCATCTAAAAGATTCATATATAAACAATACGATTCAATGGTGCAAATCGACAATGTAAGTACCAATAATCAAACTGATGCAGCTGTAATTCGTCTAAAACACAACGACAAAGGTTTGCTAGTTACAGTTGATTGTAATTCTAGATATGTATATGCTGATGCGAAAGTTGGTGGTGCTATTGCCGTTGCCGAAGCTGCCAGAAATATTGTATGTACTGGAGGAACACCTTCTGCAATTACCAATTGTTTGAATTTTGGCAATCCATACGACCCAGAAGTATATTGGAATTTTGTACATGCTTTACAAGGCATGGGCGAAGCTTGCGAACGATTTGAAACACCAGTTACAGGTGGCAATGTTTCCTTTTATAATCAATCACCTACTAAAGCTGTAAATCCAACACCAACTATTGGTATGCTTGGTATTATTGATGATATAACAAAAGTGATGTCTTTAGATTTTAAAAATGAAGGCGATTTAATCTATTTAATTGGAGAAAATAAAAACGATATTAATTCATCAGAATATGTATATAATATTCACGATATAAAATTATCTCCAGCTCCATTTTTTCATTTAGAAACAGAATACACAATTCAAAAAACAGTAAGTCAGTTAATCAAAAACAATTTAATTGTTTCAGCACATGATATTAGCGAAGGTGGTCTTTTTATTTGTTTACTAGAATCTAGTATGAAAAGAAATCTTGGATTTGAAATTCAATCAGATACTACTATTAGAAAAGATGCATTTTTATTTGGCGAAGCACAAAGTAGAATTATAGTAAGTTGCCAACCAGAGTTAGCACAAGAATTTGAAAATTATCTCAATGAACGACAAACGGTTTTTTCTAAACTAGGAACAGTAAAAAGTAATACTATCACCATTGACAATGAAGACTTTGGAACAGTAGAAAGCTACCAAAAAATATATGACACTGCTATAGAATCGTACTTCAATTAA